cacaacaaccAGAGAACATTAGCGTtttaagctacagtgtgtaagatttagcaccatctagtggtgaagttgcagacTGCATTTTTGCCATCATTGCTCCATTTCACAAACGTGAGGGTTTGCAAACACGGCAGCCTGCACGAGCAACCAGTAGAGAGTGTACAGGAGATCAACCagtattcctcttctttttttctgcCATTTTGCAATCACACTTCAAAACGCCGATGACAGAGTGAGTATGTCCCTATTGGGATACTGTATCAGCACGGCGctacaacatggcagcctccatgaaggGGCTGGCTCCCATTTAAACAGGTGGATAACTGATACTTATGAATGTTATGTTTGATTTCTGCAAATAAAAATCTGTAAATTCTACACACTCTGGCTTTTCAAGTGCCAACTTCTGCATATATTAAATTTAACCATTTTCAGGCTATGACTTCTTTGCACTGCACGTTCATTCCTCCTTAGCTGGCTGCTCAATCAGCTTCTCCTTTTTGTACTTCTGTCCGATACCGTAGGGGACGTGTGCAGAAATGGTGCCCAGTTCCTTGGCTCCCTCAATGTGAAACATTTGGTCATCAAAGAAGATGTGTGGTTTTATCTTCTGAAGGAGGGGCCCCTTGGGTGCCCCGGCGAGAAAGATCGCTTCATCGATCTCCAGGCCCCAGCTCCGGAGTGTCTTTAGGACGCGCGCCCCTGAGCTGGCAGCACTGCGGGCCGTCACCAGGAACGTTCGAATGGGACAGTCCATACGCTGGCCTTTGGCATAAAATTTTCTCTGGAGCTTTCCCAAGGCCTCCAGGAAACATTTTAACGGCCCCTGAAAATGTCATTACATTAACGTCAGCATCAGGCTTACTTATGAAATTTGACACCACGGCACACacgcaaaaaaaaaagataaatgcaCACCTGAGCCAGAGGGCTGTTTTCAAACTTCTTTTCATGCTCAAAAAAAGAGTCCAGGCCATGTTTCTTCACAATAACCTCCGACTCGTCTGAGAAGAGGACGGCGTCACCATCAAACGCCACTCTCAGCTGGTTCTCACACAACTCGGTCTCCTTGTCGAGTGTGAACATGGTGGCTGCAGCAATGCCTGAAGGAGGTTAAGTAAAAACAGAAAGTCATCTTGAAGCAACACAATCATTTAGGTACAAAATTTCAATAAATTAAAGAAAATGCCAACTGATTACATATAGTGAATGCAACACGTGTCAGATGGCCCCTTTAGAGTCTTGTTCTGCTTGACTTTTTCcccacagaggaaaaacaaaagaactagTAGGCTGATGACCATCCCTGCATCTGAATATTCATACTAGCTTACTGCTATATAGGCAAAAAGCAGTACATCACAATCCATAGACTCGAAGCATTTAGTCATAGTAGTCACCTAGTTTCTAGTGGTCTCCAAGTAATTTATAGTAGCACCAAAGCTGCATCCAAATATGCTATCTACTAATTAACTTATTTGCTAGCTAGCTAATAGCTTACTATATAGTAGATAAAAAGCACTATATAACAATCCGTAGACTCAGTAGTCATTTATTTATAGTTGAACAGTACCCAAATGATGTACTATGTCCATAGTATGCAAACCATAGATTGTATAGACACACTGGACAAAGCTTGCGTGATGTCACCCATAAGTTTTATATCGACCCAGAACAGCCCATATGAAACCCATGTCTAGACCATAAACTGGGCATCACCATGTTGACAGCAGCGACCTCACGGATTCACAATGAACTCAATAATACATAAAGCAGTGGAGCGTTGGTGTCTCACTGTGTGACGAAAGAAGCCATCGAGTCTGAACCAGCTAACAGGCTAGCCTCAGTTTGGGTGATTATTAAATTTTGGGGGTGTGCGTGGCGTTTCTCATAACAATTTGCATGAGTGTGGAGTTATTGCTATTGTGGAGTGTGGAGTAGTtgctattttctcagtaattgtacTCAAGTGGTCCTAACAGACGAAGAAGAAAAGTAAAAACAGAGTTAACGAATGAACAGAACGTGCAGCTGGAGATGATGAAACATTTCATCTGTACTGCAAGTTAGTGACAACAACCTTGAAACACCTGTTTCCAAATATTATTCCAGAGTCCATATCAAAAGGAAAATGTCACAACATTTTCttatgaaaaataataaaaaaacaagagaATGAATGGTTAGTCAGTGCAATCTCTGAATGCATGTTGCTTTTCTTGACATGTGCCACATTTACTTTGAAGAAAAAGATAGAATTCTTGGAGAAAATAgcaaaattctgttttttt
The sequence above is drawn from the Thalassophryne amazonica chromosome 21, fThaAma1.1, whole genome shotgun sequence genome and encodes:
- the LOC117503572 gene encoding cytosolic 5'-nucleotidase 1A-like, whose amino-acid sequence is MSDIQPDSSAAVKYEGEENDWAAAKAFFDNLKSNKPRPPKPRNAVTIAVSSRTLFNMVAERKIYEEEGVEKYVTYQVDNENQPLKPGPAFPFVKALMTVNSRLRKLYPDSEELFDIVLMTNNHAQVGVRLINSINHYDLTIERFCMTGGKSPIGYLKAYLTNLYLSKDSDKVTEAIEEGIAAATMFTLDKETELCENQLRVAFDGDAVLFSDESEVIVKKHGLDSFFEHEKKFENSPLAQGPLKCFLEALGKLQRKFYAKGQRMDCPIRTFLVTARSAASSGARVLKTLRSWGLEIDEAIFLAGAPKGPLLQKIKPHIFFDDQMFHIEGAKELGTISAHVPYGIGQKYKKEKLIEQPAKEE